The following nucleotide sequence is from Aedes aegypti strain LVP_AGWG chromosome 3, AaegL5.0 Primary Assembly, whole genome shotgun sequence.
GACTACTGAGGTATTAAgttaaatagaaaaaaagtttcatttaTAGAAAATAACAGGCATTCTTAGGTAACACAACCTAAAAATATAAGCATGTTTCAGCTGGATAAACTCTTATTCAGTTAGTAAAATTGATTTTCAGAGTTCGACTTTATGCGGTTTCGTCCTTCTGTGATTCGGATTTTTATGATTCAGCCTCTTGTatgtttcggccttttgtgattgaacattttgtaattcggccttttgtgattcggccttttgtatgTTCGGCCTTTTGTGTTTTCGGACTTTTGtgcttgttgttcaatattgcgcaagaaggtgttatgcgaaaAGTTACGTTAAAATTGTCAatagatccagtcaatttgattGCTTTGCAGATTATATGAGCATTGTCGTCCGAACATTTAAAAAGCTGCCAGACTTTGCCAGGGACAAAGTACATGttggtaggcggaactgagtACGAAAGTGCTCGTCTAGAAAGCAGTgtaacgatagacggggattctTTCGAGGTGATGAATGCGTTTATCTAGGTACCTAAGACgttcgaggaggacctgcaagctctTGAATTAGGAACAAAGGCTGTCCCACTTCCCCCAAAATAATACAaacaatcaattcaatacttacGCCAACCGCGGAGCCTGAATCCCGTCGAACGTGGCATGCAGCGTTCCGAGCAGCAGCTTCTCAATGTTCCCGCGCTTCGTCTCCACAAACTCCACACAGCCGGCATTGTCGGAGGCCAAAACCTCCTTCAGCAGCTTGAACGCCTTCTTCATCTGGCGCCGCACATTCGCGTTGGTTTTGGCCACCGTTTCCTGCGACTTATCCCGCTTCAGTATGACGCTAATGTACCGCTGGTAGATGTCGTCCAGCTTCTCGGCCGATTGGTACAGCGAAAGCTGTTCAACCACGTCGAACAGCATATCGTAGATGAACGTTCCGGGTGCCTTGGTGGTCAGTTCGTTGAGCGCGACCGTGTGCATTTCTTCCAGTACCGATTGGGGAGTTACGGAGAGGAAGGCTTTGATGGTTTCGAAAGCCGCTTGGCGGACTTCGTTTTCGTAGCTGCCCTTCGGTTTGGTCGTGTAGATATTGAAGAGACGGGGCAGGAAGTTCTTGGCGTACTTGCCGACTTCGGCCTTGTCGGAATCGGTTTCCAAGTGTGGGATCAGCTCTTTGAGGCCGTCCAGAATGGGGGATCGAAGGTCCGGATTTTCGTTGAGCACAGTTCCCAACGTTTTGGCGATGAGGCGGAAGTTCTGAATGTCTTTAGGGCGACGACAGAAGCCGGGGAAGAGACCCCACAGTTGACAGCAGAGCAGTTCGAAGATGTGGGCTTGCTGTTTGTTGTCGGATTCTTTGAATTTGTTCCAAAGAACGTAGCACTGGTAGGCTAGTTTCAGGATGACGTTGTTGAAGATCTCCAGACGGGACTGGTTGAGGCCTTCTCGGAGCAGTGGGAGAACCCAAGTCCGCTCGAGATCGATTTTGCCGGACGCTTCGGCTAGGGGGATGCATTCTAGCACAAGACCGGTGTCCATAGATCCGACTGCCTGGAGGACGGCGTGTTCTATCTGGATTCTGGTGGATGACTGAGGGTCATAACGGTTGCCGAGAGTCTTCAGGGCAGGTGCAAGAACTGGTCCGAAGTGTTTTCCAGCAATATCAAATGCAATAGCCAGAATTATGAGTACCTGATTCGAGGCATGACCGAATGGAGAAGACGTCAAGACTTCGCTTATAGATTTGAGAACCTTCTCAATAGGAACACGATGCTTTTCGACTTCGTCGTCCTCGCAACAAGGTTGGACGCACTCGTAGAGAATATCCTTAAGAGCATTGGAAGCCGCAGAGACCACTTCCATCTTGTCCGATCCCCAGAAGTCCTGGGTGCAAACATCGACGAATCGAGGGAGGGCGCTACTGCACATGGTCAGATTGTATTTTCCCAAAAATAGGTGCCCCTCTTTGAGGACAGTCAACCAGGCGATCGTCTGCTTGGAATCTGACTTATCCGGACGGTAATCGTACAATGCTGCGATTAGCTTGCCAGCAAGCACCGGCGTTAAATTCTCGGTCTTTGACGAGAACAACGAATGGAACGTTTGGAAACAGTTTGTCCTAATCAATACATTCGTAGCGGTCATGATGGACAACAAGCTTTCCGCAACCAACTTGATGTCGTCCTTGGAGAATCCTGGCAGAGCATTGTGTAGCAATCCCAAGGTGTGCAGCACCAGTGTCTGATTGTTCCCAATGTTTTCTGACTTGAACTGCCCAACGCAGAACTTTGCCACTCGTCCTCCGACCGGATGGCACTTGACCAGCGGCTTTGGAGGTTCACCATCGTCCATCTTATCGTCCTGCTCGCCTTCCATCTTCGGTGGAAGCATAAAGCAGCTCCCATGAATAATCGCCACGACAGCATGCTGAGCTGCCTTCCTAACCTTGGGCTTGGCATGAATCACAAAAGCCAAGATAGCGTCGAAGAACTTCACCGTCGAGGACAACTTCCACTGGGAATATTCCTGCGCCCTCAGCAGAACCGACAAACATCCGATAACGCTTCGAAGCATGTTCTGATTATCCGAATCGGCATACCGCTGCAGCAGGTTCAACAGTGTCTGTCCAGTTTCGGAGAACTTCTTCCTCAGGACGGCCTCCGGAACGGACTTGATTCCCATCGAAAGCAGCGAAACGGCCGCGAATGTGTCGTTCTCTTCTTTGGTCGCATCGACCGTTTCCATTAGAGCCAGGAAGTACTCCGTACTGCTCTGAGATCCGCCCTTCTCTTTAATCACCTGCAACGAGaaacatagtttgaaaattagagGGCTGGTACCGATTAAGTGCTTGACGAATGGGAACTTCAGAAACCTCTTGCCTGAAGAAAGAAACTAAAAAGAGTCACCAAACCCAAAACATGAAATACTCCTAAATTGTAAAATGGATCCCTCAGAGAATCCGACCAGACATGTCTCAGAGGTTATTTCTAGGactttttggaaatttctcgACACATTAAACCAGGTATTACAGGATATACATTATGTAAGAAATCAttgaaacaatctcaaaaaattttcaagaagtattattgaaagaatttctgaaaaaaattgcgTTTAAATCCGTAGAAATTtgggaggatttcctgaagaaatccatgAAGCAAGGAGCATAAACTCCTCGACGAGATTTTGTAAgaatctaaagaaattcctaaaataaagcACAGGTCAATTCCCAACTCACCTCCGTCAGCGCCGCCAAAATGGCCAGCATATCCTTCTGCACCTGCGAATCCGCCCggaagttgctcagcagcttcTTGAAGCTCATGTTGCTACAAGCGCTGAAATTCGACGCAAACGTTTGGAACGTCTTGAACGTCCCTCCCCCCAGCTGGGACTCGGTCATTGCATCTCCATCAAGGCCATCTTGCATACTAAACGACCGAATGCTGGCCGCAATATCGTTCACCGTCGGATCAACCTTCTTCCCTGCTCCACTATATGACTGAATGGCTTCGTGTTTCATCACCGCTTCCAGGGTGAGTTTACTGGCCGGGGAACCATCCGACTGGGCTGCCGGAGCCAAACTCAAATTCGCCTGGAAGAAACGGCTCTTGGCCTTTGCGCGATGTTTATTAGTTTCCGGATTCGAAGTGGACGCTTGACCGCGGGACCACCGCTTTCCCCCGACTTTTTTCTTCAGTTTCGAACGGAATTTGCTCATTTTCGCGACACTTTACAACGGTATTCTCACTAAACTTTCcgaactttttaaaattttcgcaCAAAATTAACACACGCGGCGCACGACGAACTCGATGGCTGCCGAAACGAAAGTGAAACAAAACAAACGTGCTCTTTGGCCGGCCGAAGGGAACTGTCAAATGTGCGTTACTGTAAGAGATAAGGGAGGTATGCAGTTACCAGGAAATTCTGGACAGCTTTCGAGTAGTTATAGGGTAACGTTTCTCTTTCTGTCCTCTCACATAACGAGCCCTGAGGGTCTGTCTCAATTGcgttagggcccattcacaaatttcataacgctagagggggtgggtgggtgtcccaacgatgttacggcccataagaaaattgaataatattcatacaaaaagcgttacaagggggtgggtgggtgtccaaaaaggccaatttcagcgttatgaaataaatgaatgagcccttattAAAATTAGTCCGAACTTAAATTTAACAGTTTGGAATTTTTTCCCCTCCAAATAATCaatgaactgtcaaatttaatttttttctggtccAATTCGAAAACGTTGTcgattcagaaaattttaaccACAGTGCAAGCAAATTAACACAAAATACCATCAACATGTTATTTGAAGATGAATTTCTAATTCTTGCATTTACTTTTTTATCACGTcagcataaaaaaaaaaactgcacgtATCCGATGCGTACTGATGTTCTATAATGCCCAAGTGATTGCGATAGTGCcataggctaatattttcaaagctgaacgatcacttcgacatctggtgactagtaggagaaccgtcataaaagaggttgggttgagaacgcaccgtgtgcagcataggaaggagcacacatattacactttttctcggaatagttatgttgtagacgatcagagagcattgaaaaacatgataaactttttttccttccaaaatgtacagatccggtcagtgctcatgtacgatttgtgggataaaattggaaaattggtgtttggctacataggttataaacaTCCGGATTCTGTGTTTGTGGctaaatttgttgagaaatcatgcgtatcgcaagaataaagggtcaaaatgattatgccaatggaaaaaagtttaataattaattgattatgagctaatttttgggtccaaaaattgaattttgggcgtaaacaaacattttcaatgacatttctctccttcttacctagcgacctctatgctggtggcgcattaaatttgcctattAGTGTAAAACCAAAGAGGAGACCGTGAAATGTAGTTTTCTACATGTTATGCTGTATTATTTCATAGTCAGCGCGCGCGCAAAATTCTTAGGAGGGCAAATGCCCCCTGAACACAtcaacaatagggtcctaaaatgtttaatgaaatcttgttttcatttaatatcacgaaagagcatgttactgcaactactttagcattttttcccgctcaaataacggatatatcatattaaaactttaattcaaaaattggatccataaatgaaccttgacatttgag
It contains:
- the LOC5575632 gene encoding RRP12-like protein, which produces MSKFRSKLKKKVGGKRWSRGQASTSNPETNKHRAKAKSRFFQANLSLAPAAQSDGSPASKLTLEAVMKHEAIQSYSGAGKKVDPTVNDIAASIRSFSMQDGLDGDAMTESQLGGGTFKTFQTFASNFSACSNMSFKKLLSNFRADSQVQKDMLAILAALTEVIKEKGGSQSSTEYFLALMETVDATKEENDTFAAVSLLSMGIKSVPEAVLRKKFSETGQTLLNLLQRYADSDNQNMLRSVIGCLSVLLRAQEYSQWKLSSTVKFFDAILAFVIHAKPKVRKAAQHAVVAIIHGSCFMLPPKMEGEQDDKMDDGEPPKPLVKCHPVGGRVAKFCVGQFKSENIGNNQTLVLHTLGLLHNALPGFSKDDIKLVAESLLSIMTATNVLIRTNCFQTFHSLFSSKTENLTPVLAGKLIAALYDYRPDKSDSKQTIAWLTVLKEGHLFLGKYNLTMCSSALPRFVDVCTQDFWGSDKMEVVSAASNALKDILYECVQPCCEDDEVEKHRVPIEKVLKSISEVLTSSPFGHASNQVLIILAIAFDIAGKHFGPVLAPALKTLGNRYDPQSSTRIQIEHAVLQAVGSMDTGLVLECIPLAEASGKIDLERTWVLPLLREGLNQSRLEIFNNVILKLAYQCYVLWNKFKESDNKQQAHIFELLCCQLWGLFPGFCRRPKDIQNFRLIAKTLGTVLNENPDLRSPILDGLKELIPHLETDSDKAEVGKYAKNFLPRLFNIYTTKPKGSYENEVRQAAFETIKAFLSVTPQSVLEEMHTVALNELTTKAPGTFIYDMLFDVVEQLSLYQSAEKLDDIYQRYISVILKRDKSQETVAKTNANVRRQMKKAFKLLKEVLASDNAGCVEFVETKRGNIEKLLLGTLHATFDGIQAPRLACLKLLIEKNPEVKLTNKIITRTVPEAVASYSVEAVKHENLSNDLIELIGNMFNTEGKIKDFENLIIAGLVGDTTLVTNTIWVLKNVLQTFTGAMTVDSLRFMLEQVLTIMVGNNRSEVDAAINFLLLYIKILPVPLVTNDLPLITKALSQMVPDTKRHCRLLVGYTLKRLCKRFGPEEIVKLVPGNDEVTHKRLKKIRKELARAKRNKLADQKKNKKGAVEEEDDDEDEDLAGHLEKKSLTIDDILEDSESDSDSGVEDEKRAKKKMDTYIKESPESIVDLADLDAISKITTSQPIDHSQPGPSQPRKKKDVNRGFATSSDGRLIIEDIEDYSDSDEDPDENVGYKDKAKKRVYDEEESDSDAERGEATGAEADGPSSRKRKAMEAMSMRSGMSASSSRYVAGGKGIHRPVAASVKSGYSSKSTKSNKSAKTYASTGTEYKSKKAQGDMLKKGKHEPYAYVPLSRNSLNRRKRAKNAGQFKSIVKGARKGAAAGAKNRMVSKAGSKRK